The Cyclopterus lumpus isolate fCycLum1 chromosome 12, fCycLum1.pri, whole genome shotgun sequence genome window below encodes:
- the LOC117740305 gene encoding lysosome membrane protein 2-like isoform X2 — MTRRPCAIYAVGIICASLLIVGIGLVVAQVFRTFMLNRLKKEIVLVEGSRVFESWKSPPPPVYMEYFFFNFTNVDAFLEGAKPELKQVGPYTYREYRYKDNVSMLENDKKVSAYNYKSFVFLREKSVGDPAVDSIHTVNIPAWAVMNKVKGSFWKSSMVAIWMNSVGSGLFATRTVDELLWGYEDPLLARVSTSSPEVEKVFGLMYKKNGSHSGEFVYHTGKQNSLDYGRVETWKGESKLTFWTSNQSNSINGSDGSAFHPMLNKNERIYIFTPDLCRSIHMEFEKDVEVKGIPAYRFTPPRSVFASKEENPANEGFCVSPKECLGTGLLKVSPCRKGAPVVASFPHFYLGDNKYVAAIDGMSPKREHHQTFLDLNPTTGVIVRANKRAQINILINRISGFPKTRLLNDTIFPVMFINESVVIDDASAARVQKLLLIVTLVSNFPLFIVGLGVLMLAVFIVLLIRARKQKSSTEGDTSYSPVSDKEKEENGTYICLTPKGEPQA, encoded by the exons GAGATTGTTTTGGTTGAGGGCAGCCGTGTGTTTGAGTCATGGAAAAGCCCTCCCCCTCCAGTCTACATGGAgtattttttcttcaatttcaCCAATGTGGATGCATTCCTCGAAGGGGCCAAGCCAGAGCTCAAGCAGGTCGGACCCTACACATACAG GGAGTACAGGTATAAGGACAATGTGAGCATGCTGGAAAATGACAAGAAGGTGTCTGCATACAACTATAAGAGTTTTGTGTTCCTGAGAGAGAAGTCTGTGGGTGACCCAGCTGTGGATAGCATCCACACCGTCAACATCCCAGCTTGG GCTGTAATGAACAAGGTGAAGGGGAGTTTCTGGAAGTCCTCCATGGTGGCCATCTGGATGAACTCCGTCGGGTCCGGTCTCTTCGCCACTCGCACCGTAGATGAACTGCTGTGGGGCTACGAAGATCCTTTGTTGGCTCGCGTATCTACCTCCAGTCCTGAAGTGGAGAAGGTCTTTGGTCTCATGTACAAG AAAAATGGAAGTCACTCCGGGGAATTTGTCTACCACACTGGGAAGCAGAACTCCTTGGACTATGGCCGTGTCGAAACATGGAAAGGCGAAAG CAAGCTGACCTTCTGGACGTCTAACCAGAGCAACAGCATCAATGGATCAGATGGAAGTGCTTTCCATCCCATGCTAAACAAGAATGAAcgcatttacatatttactccAGACCTCTGCAG GTCGATCCACATGGAGTTTGAGAAAGACGTGGAGGTGAAAGGAATCCCCGCGTACCGCTTCACACCACCACGCTCGGTGTTCGCCAGCAAAGAGGAGAACCCAGCTAACGAGGGTTTCTGCGTCAGCCCAAAAGAGTGCCTGGGAACCGGCCTTCTGAAAGTCAGTCCCTGTCGCAAAG GTGCCCCAGTGGTCGCCTCCTTCCCTCATTTTTACCTGGGAGACAATAAGTACGTGGCTGCCATTGACGGGATGTCCCCGAAAAGAGAGCATCACCAAACATTCCTCGACCTCAACCCG ACCACTGGAGTGATCGTACGTGCAAACAAGAGAGCACAGATAAACATCTTGATCAACAGAATCTCTGGATTCCC GAAAACTAGACTCCTGAATGACACAATCTTTCCCGTCATGTTCATCAATGAG AGTGTGGTGATTGATGATGCTTCTGCGGCGAGAGTACAGAAGCTGCTGCTCATTGTCACTCTAGTGTCCAACTTCCCGCTCTTCATCGTGGGACTGGGGGTCCTCATGCTCGCCGTCTTCATCGTCCTCCTGATCCGAGCCCGCAAACAGAAG AGCTCCACCGAAGGGGACACTTCTTACTCTCCAGTAAGCgacaaggaaaaggaagaaaatgggACCTATATCTGTTTGACACCGAAAGGAGAGCCGCAGGCTTGA
- the LOC117740305 gene encoding lysosome membrane protein 2-like isoform X1 → MTRRPCAIYAVGIICASLLIVGIGLVVAQVFRTFMLNRLKKEIVLVEGSRVFESWKSPPPPVYMEYFFFNFTNVDAFLEGAKPELKQVGPYTYREYRYKDNVSMLENDKKVSAYNYKSFVFLREKSVGDPAVDSIHTVNIPAWAVMNKVKGSFWKSSMVAIWMNSVGSGLFATRTVDELLWGYEDPLLARVSTSSPEVEKVFGLMYKKNGSHSGEFVYHTGKQNSLDYGRVETWKGESKLTFWTSNQSNSINGSDGSAFHPMLNKNERIYIFTPDLCRSIHMEFEKDVEVKGIPAYRFTPPRSVFASKEENPANEGFCVSPKECLGTGLLKVSPCRKGAPVVASFPHFYLGDNKYVAAIDGMSPKREHHQTFLDLNPTTGVIVRANKRAQINILINRISGFPKTRLLNDTIFPVMFINESVVIDDASAARVQKLLLIVTLVSNFPLFIVGLGVLMLAVFIVLLIRARKQKNEAKRTAVFTKPLYASSTEGDTSYSPVSDKEKEENGTYICLTPKGEPQA, encoded by the exons GAGATTGTTTTGGTTGAGGGCAGCCGTGTGTTTGAGTCATGGAAAAGCCCTCCCCCTCCAGTCTACATGGAgtattttttcttcaatttcaCCAATGTGGATGCATTCCTCGAAGGGGCCAAGCCAGAGCTCAAGCAGGTCGGACCCTACACATACAG GGAGTACAGGTATAAGGACAATGTGAGCATGCTGGAAAATGACAAGAAGGTGTCTGCATACAACTATAAGAGTTTTGTGTTCCTGAGAGAGAAGTCTGTGGGTGACCCAGCTGTGGATAGCATCCACACCGTCAACATCCCAGCTTGG GCTGTAATGAACAAGGTGAAGGGGAGTTTCTGGAAGTCCTCCATGGTGGCCATCTGGATGAACTCCGTCGGGTCCGGTCTCTTCGCCACTCGCACCGTAGATGAACTGCTGTGGGGCTACGAAGATCCTTTGTTGGCTCGCGTATCTACCTCCAGTCCTGAAGTGGAGAAGGTCTTTGGTCTCATGTACAAG AAAAATGGAAGTCACTCCGGGGAATTTGTCTACCACACTGGGAAGCAGAACTCCTTGGACTATGGCCGTGTCGAAACATGGAAAGGCGAAAG CAAGCTGACCTTCTGGACGTCTAACCAGAGCAACAGCATCAATGGATCAGATGGAAGTGCTTTCCATCCCATGCTAAACAAGAATGAAcgcatttacatatttactccAGACCTCTGCAG GTCGATCCACATGGAGTTTGAGAAAGACGTGGAGGTGAAAGGAATCCCCGCGTACCGCTTCACACCACCACGCTCGGTGTTCGCCAGCAAAGAGGAGAACCCAGCTAACGAGGGTTTCTGCGTCAGCCCAAAAGAGTGCCTGGGAACCGGCCTTCTGAAAGTCAGTCCCTGTCGCAAAG GTGCCCCAGTGGTCGCCTCCTTCCCTCATTTTTACCTGGGAGACAATAAGTACGTGGCTGCCATTGACGGGATGTCCCCGAAAAGAGAGCATCACCAAACATTCCTCGACCTCAACCCG ACCACTGGAGTGATCGTACGTGCAAACAAGAGAGCACAGATAAACATCTTGATCAACAGAATCTCTGGATTCCC GAAAACTAGACTCCTGAATGACACAATCTTTCCCGTCATGTTCATCAATGAG AGTGTGGTGATTGATGATGCTTCTGCGGCGAGAGTACAGAAGCTGCTGCTCATTGTCACTCTAGTGTCCAACTTCCCGCTCTTCATCGTGGGACTGGGGGTCCTCATGCTCGCCGTCTTCATCGTCCTCCTGATCCGAGCCCGCAAACAGAAG aATGAAGCAAAGCGCACTGCTGTGTTTACCAAGCCTCTCTATGCT AGCTCCACCGAAGGGGACACTTCTTACTCTCCAGTAAGCgacaaggaaaaggaagaaaatgggACCTATATCTGTTTGACACCGAAAGGAGAGCCGCAGGCTTGA